Proteins from a genomic interval of Maniola jurtina chromosome 8, ilManJurt1.1, whole genome shotgun sequence:
- the LOC123867479 gene encoding lipase 3-like, which translates to MCSYNNIMDLSYELLCILFFIFNINTATCFSKFKTVTQSSGYSDSIFLDSLQLLQSYNYSSEKHVVVTEDGYKLNIFRIPRKGSPVLLVHGIGDSSDSWLVLGPKHSLAYQLADAGFDVWLFNARGNRYCKEHIKNISQKLFWDFSYEEIGSYDLPATVNYILSETRYSKVSYVGFSQGSTTFFVMCSMRPEFNKKINHAILLAPVAWLKHTKYPLIDFFSKSLNILTWIAETQQVYEAFPFNEKLNLYHASVCDTLSPVRMLCELELFVNFGLQKLSNLLPEKLPVITSHIPAGTSSKVFLHFIQGYSTQRFQRYDYGVSKNLEVYSSTFPPVYDVSLVSAPVTLVSSEVDWFSDVEDVSILKRKLNSVAKSVHINGSLQFTHLEFVYGARVNSVINKPVLNILEGLRKK; encoded by the coding sequence ATGTGctcttataataatatcatggaTCTTTCTTACGAACtactttgtatattattttttattttcaacataaacACTGCGACCTGTTTTAGTAAATTTAAAACCGTTACACAATCTAGTGGATACAGTGACAGTATATTTTTGGATTCCTTGCAGcttttacaaagttacaactATTCTTCGGAGAAACATGTTGTGGTTACTGAAGATGGATACAAGCTCAACATATTTCGTATACCCCGAAAAGGATCTCCTGTGTTATTAGTTCATGGTATTGGAGATAGTTCGGACTCTTGGCTCGTTTTGGGGCCCAAACATTCTCTAGCATATCAGTTAGCAGATGCTGGATTTGACGTTTGGCTTTTCAATGCGAGAGGCAACAGGTATTGCAAAGAACATATCAAAAACATTTCTCAAAAACTGTTTTGGGATTTCAGTTACGAGGAAATTGGATCGTATGACCTACCGGCTACAGTGAACTACATACTTTCTGAAACGCGTTATTCTAAAGTTTCATATGTTGGGTTTTCACAAGGATCGACAACGTTTTTTGTGATGTGCAGTATGCGTCCTGAGtttaataagaaaattaatCACGCTATTTTACTAGCACCTGTAGCTTGGTTGAAACATACGAAGTACCCattgatagattttttttctaaaagtttAAACATACTGACATGGATTGCTGAAACGCAACAAGTGTACGAAGCTTTTCCGTTTAATGAGAAGTTGAACTTGTACCACGCTTCAGTATGTGACACTCTTTCACCCGTCAGAATGCTGTGTGAATTGGAATTATTTGTGAACTTTGGCCTTCAAAAACTCAGTAACTTACTTCCAGAAAAACTACCCGTCATAACTTCTCACATACCGGCAGGGACTTCATCAAAAGTATTTTTGCATTTTATCCAAGGGTACTCGACTCAAAGATTTCAACGTTACGATTATGGCGTATCGAAAAACCTTGAGGTGTATTCTTCTACGTTTCCGCCTGTGTACGATGTTTCATTAGTCAGTGCGCCAGTAACTTTGGTTAGTAGTGAAGTGGATTGGTTCAGTGATGTTGAAGATGTATCAATACTTAAAAGAAAACTTAACTCCGTAGCGAAGTCAGTTCATATTAATGGATCTCTACAGTTTACACACCTTGAATTTGTGTATGGTGCACGCGTAAATTCCGTTATCAACAAACCTGTACTGAATATCTTGGAAGGCTTGAGAAAAAAATAA